From the genome of Streptomyces sp. V1I1, one region includes:
- a CDS encoding DUF1992 domain-containing protein yields the protein MTERKPPGVSFESWVDKQIREASERGDFKDLPGFGKPLPDVDRTYDDLWWVKQKMHREHLSYLPPTLALRKEAEDALEAARRAPSAAEVRRILTEVNEKIAAAIRRPPPGPQLGLQPYDVDAVVRDWRSGRPAG from the coding sequence GTGACCGAACGCAAGCCGCCGGGCGTCAGCTTCGAGTCGTGGGTCGACAAGCAGATCCGCGAGGCGTCCGAGCGTGGGGACTTCAAGGACCTGCCGGGGTTCGGGAAGCCGCTGCCCGACGTTGATCGCACGTACGACGACCTGTGGTGGGTCAAGCAGAAGATGCACCGCGAGCACCTCTCCTACCTGCCGCCCACGCTCGCCCTCCGCAAGGAGGCCGAGGACGCCCTGGAGGCTGCCCGGCGGGCGCCGTCCGCGGCCGAGGTACGGCGGATCCTGACAGAGGTCAACGAGAAGATCGCCGCGGCGATCCGCCGCCCTCCGCCGGGTCCCCAGCTGGGGCTCCAGCCCTACGACGTGGACGCTGTCGTACGCGACTGGCGCTCCGGCCGGCCCGCAGGCTGA
- a CDS encoding M1 family metallopeptidase — protein MTDSYLPQHGDSGYRTTEYDLELDYRPYAGRLSGRARISAVAERELAEVALDLGPFRINRVLVDGARPARYTHRADKLRVRPARPLRAGAAFTVEVRYTGVPRPVRTRDWGDLGWEQLEEGALVASQPSGARSWFPCNDRPSDKAAYRIAVTTPSPYTVVANGTLTSRTISASTTTWVYEHPAPMASYLATVQIGPYELVEVKQAGQVPQPAAVPRRLLSRFEHDFARQPQMMTAFTDLFGPYPFDDYAVVVVDEELDVPVEAQGLSIFGANHVDGRRGSERLVAHELAHQWFGNSLTVADWRHIWLNEGFAKYAEWLWSEVSGGPSAATLAAKSRAKLALLRQDIRIGDPGLRRLFDDRLYERGGLTLHALRTVIGHAAFVRLLREWTASHRHGVVTTEEFIALAQRHSSHPLDGLFTMWLYDAKLPTLPQPRH, from the coding sequence GTGACGGATTCGTACCTGCCGCAGCACGGTGACAGCGGCTACCGGACGACGGAGTACGACCTGGAGCTGGACTACCGTCCGTACGCCGGCCGGCTCTCCGGCCGGGCCAGGATCAGCGCCGTCGCCGAACGTGAGCTGGCCGAGGTCGCCCTGGACCTCGGCCCGTTCCGTATCAACCGCGTACTCGTGGACGGCGCCCGCCCGGCCCGGTACACGCACCGCGCCGACAAGCTGCGGGTACGGCCCGCCCGGCCGTTGCGCGCCGGGGCCGCCTTCACCGTCGAGGTGCGTTACACCGGCGTCCCGCGGCCCGTCCGCACCCGCGACTGGGGCGACCTCGGCTGGGAACAGCTGGAGGAGGGCGCGCTGGTGGCCTCCCAGCCGAGCGGTGCCCGCTCCTGGTTCCCCTGCAACGACCGCCCCAGCGACAAGGCCGCCTACCGGATCGCGGTGACCACCCCGTCCCCGTACACCGTGGTCGCCAACGGCACCCTCACCTCTCGTACGATCAGCGCCTCCACCACCACGTGGGTGTACGAGCACCCGGCGCCCATGGCCAGCTATCTCGCGACCGTCCAGATCGGCCCGTACGAGCTCGTCGAGGTGAAGCAGGCCGGGCAGGTGCCGCAGCCGGCCGCTGTGCCCCGGCGGCTGCTCAGCCGTTTCGAGCACGACTTCGCCCGGCAGCCGCAGATGATGACCGCCTTCACGGACCTCTTCGGCCCCTACCCCTTCGACGACTACGCGGTCGTGGTGGTGGACGAGGAACTGGACGTGCCTGTCGAGGCACAGGGCCTTTCGATCTTCGGGGCCAATCATGTGGACGGGCGGCGCGGCAGCGAACGCCTGGTCGCGCACGAGCTGGCCCACCAGTGGTTCGGCAACAGCCTGACTGTCGCGGACTGGCGGCACATATGGCTCAACGAGGGCTTCGCGAAGTACGCCGAGTGGCTCTGGTCCGAGGTGTCCGGCGGCCCCTCGGCGGCCACGCTGGCCGCCAAGTCCCGGGCCAAGCTGGCCCTGCTGCGCCAGGACATCCGGATCGGCGACCCGGGCCTGCGGCGGCTGTTCGACGACCGGCTCTACGAGCGGGGCGGGCTCACGCTGCATGCGCTGCGTACGGTGATCGGGCACGCGGCGTTCGTGAGGCTGCTGCGGGAGTGGACCGCGAGTCACCGGCACGGGGTGGTGACCACGGAGGAGTTCATCGCGCTCGCGCAGCGGCACTCCTCGCATCCGCTCGACGGGCTGTTCACGATGTGGCTGTACGACGCGAAGCTGCCCACTCTGCCGCAACCGCGCCACTGA